The genome window TTAACGGCTGGAAATGCCCTGATAAAGATACGGCGTGTCGGCATTTGTGGCACTGATTTACACGCGTTCGAGGGGACACAACCCTTTTTCAATTATCCCCGGATTCTGGGTCACGAACTGGCGGGCGATCTCGTCGAAGCCGATGGTGCGCCTGATTTTCTGGCTGGCGAAGCCGTTACGTTTATTCCTTATTTTAACTGCGGAGTCTGTATTGCCTGCCGGTCCGGAAAGCCCAACTGTTGCGTACGACTTCAGGTGTCGGGTGTTCATATCGATGGTGGTATGGTCGATTATCTGTCGGTGCCGTCCTACTCGCTGGTACACGGTAACGGGCTAAGTTACGACGAGCTGGCGCTGGTTGAACCACTGGCAATCGGTGCGCATGGGATTCGTCGGGCCGACGTACAGCCCGGTGAAGTCGTGCTTGTCGTGGGCGCCGGACCGATTGGCTTGGGCGTGATGGAGTTTGCCCGGATTGCGGGAGCTACCGTTATCGCGTTGGACATCAATGAGTCACGACTTGCTTTTTGCTGCAGTCGGCTAGGCGTTGCGCACACCGTCAACGCCCAGTCATCGGATGTTGCTCAGCAGATTGCGGCCATTACCAACGGTGATATGCCAACTGTTGTCATCGACGCAACGGGAAGTTTGCGGGCGATCAATACGGCGTTTGCGTACCTGGCTCATAGCGGTCGGTATGTACTGGTTGGCCTTCAGAAAGGGGATATTAGTTTTTCGCACCCCGAGTTCCACAAGCGGGAAGCTACGTTGATGAGTAGTCGGAATGCAACACGCGCTGACTTCGAACATGTTATTGCCAGTATGAAAAACGGTCAGGTTGATCCAACGACGTACATAACTCACCGGGTCGGTTTTGGGCAGGTGTTGGACGAATTTGAGGACTGGCTGAACCCTGCCAACGGGGTCATTAAAGCAATGGTAACAATGGCATAAGCTGCGATTGGCTTATACGGGAAAACAGACCAGAAAACCATGACGAACCGGTGCCCGCTGATCATTACGCTGCTTTTGGCTTTCAGTATGAGTCAATGGCGTGGTTTATGTCAGGCTCAATCGCCGTTTCCTGCCAATGTGCATCGCGTCTTGTTTCTGGGTAACAGCATCACCTACGCCGGAGGGTACGTCACTGATATCAATGCCTACATCAACGTTCATTACCCGCAGGCCGCGCTTGAGTTTATTAATGTAGGACTGCCCAGCGAAACCGTTTCCGGTCTTTCGGAAGAGGGCCATGCCGACGGCAAGTTTGCCCGCCCTGATTTACACGAGCGGCTGGCAAGAGTACTGGTACAGACAAAGCCAGATTTGGTATTCGCCTGTTACGGTATGAACGACGGAATTTACCTGCCCTTCGACGAAAATCGGTTTCAGAAGTTCAAGGATGGAATCAATTGGCTTCATACCGAACTAGTCAAGTCGGGAGCCCAGGTTATTCACTTGACGCCACCCATTTACGATGACCTCAAGGGCGGTAAAACGGGTTATGCTGCCGTGCTTGACCGGTATGCAGATTGGCTGCTGAACCAAAAAGCGTCGGCCAACTGGGAGGTGATCGATATTCATTATCCAATGAAGCGGTTTCTGGATGCGCACCGGAACGTGGATGCTACCTTTGCCATTGCCGGGTTTTCGCTGGCCGACGATGGTGTCCATCCGGGTGCTGTCGGGCATTGGATCATGGCGAAAAGTATTTTGCTGGGACTGGGAGAAAAAACGGTAGCAAATGCGCCGGACATTAAATCAGCCATCGCTGGTCACCCGAATGGTAACCAGATTTTAGCACTTGTTTCCGAGCGCCAAAATCTGATGAAAGATGCGTGGCTCACCGCCACCGGCCACCAGCGACCAGGGATGAAGGTCGGTTTGCCGCTGGCCGACGCTCAAAAAAAGGCCGCTGAACTTGATGCCCGGATACAGGCACTCAGTCATTAGCTTGTATGAGACAATGGCCTAAGTAGTGGAGTGCTGAATGTATCCGTCCGTACGACTGCATCACTTCTTCACGAAGCGCAGAACACGGCTTCGATCCCCGTCACTAAACTGTAAATAGTAGATTCCTGCCGGTAAGTGGTTGACTGGTAAGGTGCTTTGGATTAGTCGATTAACCGGTTTAAGCGCGACTGGGGCTTGCTGGATTCGTCCCTGACTATCCAGGATACGGACCACCACACTAGCCGCTATTGGGTAGGCATACTGAACGGTGATGCTTTGTTCCGCCGGATTCGGATAAAGCCGAAATGCAGTATC of Spirosoma agri contains these proteins:
- a CDS encoding zinc-binding alcohol dehydrogenase family protein, producing MESLVCVEPRQFAYRQAVKPVLTAGNALIKIRRVGICGTDLHAFEGTQPFFNYPRILGHELAGDLVEADGAPDFLAGEAVTFIPYFNCGVCIACRSGKPNCCVRLQVSGVHIDGGMVDYLSVPSYSLVHGNGLSYDELALVEPLAIGAHGIRRADVQPGEVVLVVGAGPIGLGVMEFARIAGATVIALDINESRLAFCCSRLGVAHTVNAQSSDVAQQIAAITNGDMPTVVIDATGSLRAINTAFAYLAHSGRYVLVGLQKGDISFSHPEFHKREATLMSSRNATRADFEHVIASMKNGQVDPTTYITHRVGFGQVLDEFEDWLNPANGVIKAMVTMA
- a CDS encoding SGNH/GDSL hydrolase family protein; amino-acid sequence: MTNRCPLIITLLLAFSMSQWRGLCQAQSPFPANVHRVLFLGNSITYAGGYVTDINAYINVHYPQAALEFINVGLPSETVSGLSEEGHADGKFARPDLHERLARVLVQTKPDLVFACYGMNDGIYLPFDENRFQKFKDGINWLHTELVKSGAQVIHLTPPIYDDLKGGKTGYAAVLDRYADWLLNQKASANWEVIDIHYPMKRFLDAHRNVDATFAIAGFSLADDGVHPGAVGHWIMAKSILLGLGEKTVANAPDIKSAIAGHPNGNQILALVSERQNLMKDAWLTATGHQRPGMKVGLPLADAQKKAAELDARIQALSH